One stretch of Erythrolamprus reginae isolate rEryReg1 chromosome 7, rEryReg1.hap1, whole genome shotgun sequence DNA includes these proteins:
- the NPY1R gene encoding neuropeptide Y receptor type 1, giving the protein MNTSLLSFIGNNSIQNVSNKPSGLLHFQDIDCQVPLAMVFTLALAYGIVILLGISGNLALIIIILKQKEMHNVTNILIVNLSFSDLLITIMCLPFTFVYTLMDHWVFGETMCKLNPFVQCVSVTVSIFSLVLIAIERHQLIINPRGWRPNNRHAYVGIATIWTLAIASSLPFLIYHILTDEPFANITIEDYKGKYVCLDSFPWESARLSYTTILLVIQYFGPLCFIFICYLKIYIRLKRRCNMVDKMRDNKYRSTETKRINVMLISIVVAFAVCWLPLTIFNTVFDWNHEILPEACSHNLLFLICHLTAMISTCVNPIFYGFLNKNFQRDLQIFFRFCDFHTKVDDYETIAMSTMHTDISKTSLKQASPLIFKRINDNAEEKI; this is encoded by the exons ATGAATACATCACTTCTCTCCTTCATAGGAAACAATTCTATTCAAAATGTCTCCAATAAGCCTTCTGGTCTCTTACATTTCCAGGACATTGACTGTCAGGTGCCTTTGGCAATGGTATTCACCTTGGCCTTGGCTTATGGAATTGTTATCCTTCTGGGCATTTCTGGAAATCTGGCGTTAATTATTATAATCTTGAAGCAAAAGGAAATGCACAATGTGACCAACATTCTCATTGTTAATCTGTCCTTTTCAGACCTCCTAATAACTATAATGTGTCTTCCTTTCACATTTGTATATACTCTGATGGACCATTGGGTCTTTGGGGAGACTATGTGCAAACTTAATCCTTTTGTGCAGTGTGTCTCTGTTACAGTCTCCATTTTTTCCCTGGTCCTCATAGCTATTGAACGCCATCAGTTGATTATCAACCCTCGTGGCTGGAGGCCTAATAACAGACATGCCTATGTTGGAATTGCCACCATCTGGACCCTAGCAATAGCCTCGTCTTTGCCTTTCCTAATATACCATATTTTAACCGACGAACCTTTCGCTAATATTACCATAGAGGACTACAAGGGAAAATATGTATGCTTGGATTCCTTTCCATGGGAGTCAGCCAGACTGTCCTACACTACTATTCTCTTGGTGATACAATACTTTGGGCccctttgttttatatttatttgctaCTTAAAG ATCTATATTCGCTTAAAAAGAAGATGCAACATGGTAGACAAGATGAGGGATAATAAATACCGGTCTACTGAGACAAAAAGGATCAATGTTATGCTGATCTCGATTGTGGTGGCCTTTGCCGTATGCTGGCTGCCACTCACCATCTTCAACACCGTCTTTGACTGGAATCACGAAATTCTCCCTGAAGCCTGCAGCCATAACCTGCTCTTTTTAATCTGTCACCTTACAGCTATGATCTCCACCTGTGTGAATCCTATCTTCTACGGATTCCTCAACAAAAACTTTCAACGGGATCTACAAATTTTCTTTCGTTTCTGTGATTTCCACACCAAAGTCGATGACTATGAAACAATAGCCATGTCTACAATGCACACAGATATTTCAAAGACTTCTCTGAAGCAAGCCAGCCCtctcatttttaaaagaattaatgaCAATGCTGAAGAAAAAATATAG